The genomic stretch TCGAGGCATCAGCGGTGGCGTGGCTGGACGGCGGCCTGTGGCTGCACCACACCCTGCGGATCACCGAACACGACGGCGCCACCGACGTGCTCACGCTGATCGTGCCGTGCACCTGCGGCCGCGGGTACGTCGACATCGTCCTCGACGGCGAGGAGGACCTGATGCAGACCCTCGCGGACTTCCGTCCCACGGCCGGTCAATCTCCGCACGACGAGAGGGACCCGCTCGATTGCGCGAGCATCACAGCCCGACCGCGTCTCGGAGCCGTCGACGCCTGGCGATAGCAGGATCCAACGGTCAGTCGCCCCTGGCGCTCTCCGTGCACCCCCAGCCGTCAAACACAGCGGCGGTTGGGGAGGCGCGGTGTCCGCCCGGTCGCCCGGACCCGGCGACGACCCTCCACCGGAGGTCTTCGTGCCCGCAACCCGTTCCCTGATCGATGCCGTTGCCGAGCGTCTCGGCTGGCGCCGCGCCTACGCCGACACCACCGAAGTCGACGCCCTGCTCACCGCGCAGACCGACCGCGCCTACAGCCAGGCCCCCGACCCTGCCGACCTCGCCGCCGCCCAGCATGACGAACTCGCGGTGCAGCCCTGCCTCCTCGACGTCCGCGCCCGCGCCCTCGCCGACTTCGTCTACCTGGAGGCAGTCCTCGCCGACGCCCGCCGCCGGCGCCTGTCTCCGGATCTCATCCGCGGTCTGCGGGCCGTCGTCGGTCACAGCCGGGAACTGACGGCGCTCCTCGCGGACGCCGTTCGGACCACCGCGGCCGTACACGCCGACAGTCACTGAACGCGGGAGGGCCGCGGCACGCTGCCGGGGCCCTCCCTGCACCGATCACGAGACCTGGAGAGCCCATGAGTGACAACGCTCAGAACATCCCTGCTGGACTGCGCTGCTGGTCGGCGAGCTGGCCCGGGTACACGCCGGTGGACATCACGCCACCGGAGCTACAGCCTGCGGCACTGGCCAGGCACGTGCCGGACTGGGCCGAGGCAGCCGCGACGCCGGCCGACGTCGACGACTGGGACGTCCGACGTGCTCGCGCGCTCGTCGACTACGAGTTGGACATACGGGGCTGGCCCTTGCACCCGCAGGGCCGCACCGGGCGCACAGGCCGGAATCTCGGGAAATGGGGCGAGAACGCCGCTGCCGACCCGATCGTGGTCGCCGGCACCGGCGAGCAGCGACGAGTACTGCTGATCACCCGGGACGACATCCATGTCGAGGCGATCCCCGGTGGCATGGTCGACGCTGGCGAGACCGCCCCTGCCGCCCTGGTCCGGGAACTGCGCGAAGAGACCGGTGTGGACCTGGCCGACCACCACCCCGTGATCCTGGGTCAGGACGTCGTGGACGACTGGCGCACCTCGGATCACGCATGGGTCGCGTCCACCAGCGCCCTGTACTGGTTGCCTGCCCCGGTGACCGCCGTCGCCGCCGACGACGCTCTGGACGCCAACTGGTGGCCGGTCCAATCCCTCGACGAACTCGACGCAGCGATCACCGCCGCAGGCCGCACCCTCTACGCCGCACACCGCCCCCTGCTGCAACGCGCCCTGGACCACCTGCCCAAGTAGCCCGCCGCCAGCCGCAGCACAGGCACTGCCCCCGCCCGCCCGTGCACGCCCGCAGGGGCGGGCGGGAGCGGAGTCCGCGCGCCCACGACAACGACCAACCCCACCACCACACACCACACCAGAAAGGCCCCAGAGATGACCGCACCCGCCAGCGCGTCGACAAGCTCCTGGAGGGCCGCCGCTCCCTCTCCCGAGCTGCGGTTACGGGAGGACGAACTGCAACGCCTGCGTCGGTGCATGCGTAAGGCCGCCGAGTTCGTGCACGACGACCAGCACGACCTGGACGCCCGCCGAACCCTCGCAAAGCTGCTGGAGATCCCTGCACCGACATCTCGGGTCACAACCCGTCGTGTCACCCGGTGGCTGGCCCGCGCGCACCGCGCCAGCTGCTCTCGCCTCCGCTCGTTCGCACAAGATCAGGAGAACGGCCAAGATGACTGAGTACATCCCCCCTGCCGCCCGATTCGCCGCGGTGTACGCACTGCTGCGCGCAGCCTCGGACCTGGGCGACCACTGGATCCAGTCCGACCATCAGGCCACCACCAAGGGCCAGCACGACGAGACCGAGGGACAGTCCAGCAGGGCTGGCCGTATCGCCTGCACCACGCACGTGATCACCTACACCGCCACGCAGGCAGCGGCCCTGTACGCGGGATCCCGAGCGCTCGGCCTGCGCCTGTGCCCCGGCCGCGTCGCCGCGGCGCTCGCCCTGTCGGCCGGCACGCACTGGTGGGCGGATCGACGCATCCACCTCAAGGCCCTCGCCGACGTCACTGGCAACGGCAACTTCTACCAGCTGGGCGGCCCCCTCGGCGGCAGCTACGCCCTTGACCAAGCCTTCCACCACGCTGTCGAGACGGCCGCAGCCGTCATCGCCGCCTCGAAATGAAGCCCGACCACGAACCGACCCCACACCCGGCCGAAGGCGGCGACAGCGGGGCCGGGACCTGGCACACCAATCAGTTCGCAGGCGGTGCCCCCTACCCCACCCGTCACTACACCCACGTCGACTGCGGCGACCACGGCAGCCGGTACCTCGAACTCCCCGCTGAGTCCCTCCAGATAATCCGCGCCATCCACGAGGCCGCACACGCAGTGATCGCGCTCGCCGGCGGCGCACACCTGCACCACACGAAGATCGACAAGCCTGGCAGTCCCGGCGACACAGCAGGGGCCACCGGCATCTGCGGGCTCACGGACTCCCAGAGCGTCGCCGCCTACTGCGCAGCTGGAGAGCGAGCCGACGACCGGTGGCTGCGCGACAACGGCCTGTGGACCGCTCGACGCGCCGTCTGCGTAGAAATCGGGGCCCGCGCCGACCGTCAGACCCTGCTCGCCCTGAACTCCCACGTCGGATTCGGCGACACGGACATCCACTACCAGGCCGTCCACGACCTCGCCGACCGGCTCATCGACCAGCACTGGGACCAGATCACAACCCTGGCCGGTCACCTGGTCGAACGGCTCTACCTGGACGGCAGCGACGTCGCCACCCTGACAGAGATCGACGGCCCGGCGTGCACGTGCGGCCGCAGCGCCGCGCGCAGGCAGGCCCGGCGTCCGTGGCGGTGCTGGATTCCGGCACCTCGTCCAGCAACCCGGTGGCACCGCCGGTAACCGCTAGCTGCACCCCCGCGCCTGCTCCTCCCCAACGGGCCGAGACGGCGCGACGGCGATGCCGCCTGCCTTCACAGGAAGTCGACGACCCACTCACCGACCCCGCCGAGCAGCACGCCGCACGTGCTGCCGTCACCCGCAAGGAGATTCCGCATGAACGAACCGGTCTACCCGAACCTGCCGGAGAACAGCTTGGTGGTCGTCATCGGCCCCTCCGGTGCGGGGAAGAGCACCATCGCGCGCACATGGCCCGACTCGCAGGTCCTGTCCCTGGACGCACTGCGTGAGACCGTCAGCGACGACGCCGGCGACCAGGACGCGACCAGCGACGCCGTCGCCGCCCTGCACCTGCTCCTGGAAGCCCGGATGCGGCGGCACCGGTTCACCGTCATCGACGCCACCAACGTCACCCGCGATGCCCGGGAGCCACTGGTCGCCGCCGCCAAGAGGCACGGCATGCTCCCCATCGCGCTCCTGGTGGCCACCCCTGGCACGACCTGCGTGGAGCGGCAGGGACCACGGTCGGCCAACCGCACGGTGCCGGAGGAGGAGGTCCTCCTGCAGCGCAGGCTCATGGTCGAGTCACAGGCCAGCCTCGAGGCAGAGGGCTTCACCGAGATCATCTACGCCGAGAGCCTCTACCGGCTGCTGCCGTTCCTGCAGCGGCTGAGCGAGCGACGGCAGGCCGACCTGGGCCTGGACGGCGGCGACGGCCTGGGCGATCTCCTGCTCGTGCAGCGGGTGTTCGGCCCGGAGATCCTGCCGCTGTGGCAGTGGAAGCCGGGCTCCACCCTCGCGGGCGCAGACCGCGTCGCGGAGATCCGCCTCGGCCAGATGTACCTCACCCTCGCCTACCGCGGGGACGTCGACGGGCAGGGCGACTACGGATTCGACGTCGCCGTGCCCTGCCCCCGCGACGACGAATGCACCGGCCGCGCCTGGGTGCCCGCCTACAGCGTCACCTGCCTGTTCCGGGCGCTGAACGGCGACCTGGACGACAGGGAGGACATCGTCTGCACCGTCCACGGACCGAACAACGACGACGACCAGGACGACGACCCCGAGGGCCGCGCGGACCTGCAGGCGCAGTTCGCGGACGCGGTTCGGGAATGAGCCGAGCCGCCGACGGACCGCACCCACACCCGCTCACCCCGGCCGAACTCCCCGCCGGCGACGACTGGTTCCACGGCTGCCCGGACTGCCACCTGCCCATCCAGGGCGGCGGCGCAGGCCTGGCCGCGCACCGCCGCACCGTCCACACAACCACCGGGGACCCCCGGCGAAAGATCACGATCGACCTGGAGTTCTGACCTCCGCCGCGCCACAGCGTGACGGACGCTCCGTGCCGCCCCGGCCCTCCCCGCACGACGGAGGCCGGGGCGGTCGCGGTGGTCCCTCACACCACGATCACGAAAGGAGACGGACGTCATGCCGCTGCCCTACTTCGAGGTGGATGTCCCCATACACCGAGCAGACCAGCCGGGCGAAGGACTGCACGTATTCACGGGCCGCGCCGACAGCCCCGTCACCGCCGTGCGGCTCGCCCACGAGGCCTACGAGGCGGCGCGGGCCGCACGGGCCGCCGGGCTGGAGATTCCCCACGGGCATCCGGACGGCTGGGGTGCCTGCGGCTACCGCCCTGGCTGGGAGCTCGACTGGACGGCCGCGACCGCCGGCCCCTGGAACAACCCCTACCGCTGGACCAAGCCCCGCAGCTTCGCGCTGTAGCTCCACCCCGGGACGGACAGCGAGGCGTCCAAACCAACCGCCCGTCCCGGGCCCATCCCATTCCCGTTCGAGACGAGAGAGGGAGATCCTCAGTATGGACTCCGTCCTGCGCGCGCACGGCCGGATCGGCCCGCGCACCCTCCTGATCACCACCGCCGCCGTTCCACTGACCGGCTGGACCATGCACGCCCTCGCGCTGCACCACAAGCTCGCCGCGACCCGGAAGGACCCGCTGACAGGGCTCCTGCGCCGCGACGCCTACACCGCCCGCGGCCGCCGGATCCTCGCCCGCCACCGCGGCGACACCACCGTGGTCATGGTCGACGCCGACCGGTTCAAGGCCATCAACGACACCCTCGGACATGCAGCCGGAGACACCGTCCTTGTCGCGCTCGCGGCCCGGCTCACGGCCTGGGCAGGCCCCCGTGCAGCCGTCAGCCGCCTCGGGGGCGACGAGTTCGCCGCAGTCCTGGAGCTGCCCGCCAACCGCCGCGCCAAGCGGCTGGCGCAGCTGGTGCGGATGCTGCACATCCCGGTCATCCTGGACGACGGCCGCATGATCGACGTCGCCGCGTCGGTCGGCGCCGCCGCCCCGGACATGACGGGTGTCCGCGATCTGAGCGGGCTGCAGCGTGCCGCCGACGCCGCCCTGTACGACGGCAAGCACGCGGGCCGTGCGGTCCTCGCCACGCACCAGCACGTCACGGTGCCTTCCATCAACGGCCGCCGGGCGGGACGGCTGGGCACCGCCACATGGGGGCGAGCCGCATGAACGCACCCCACCTCGTCGGGGACTGGATCCGGGGCATCACGATCCGCCAGCCCTGGGCGACCTGCATCCTCGCCGGGAAGACCGTCGAGAACAGGACCGTGCACTGGCCGTGGCGCGGCTGGGTCCTCATCCACGTCGGGAAGGCGAAGCCGGAACCTGCCGTGCTGCGTGACCCGCTGGTCGCCACCGCGATCCGCGGCCGTGAACTCCACCTGGGTGCGGTCATCGGCGTCGCCCGGCTCGTCGACTGCCACCTGGACCAGGGGCCCGAGCGCTGCACCAACTCCTGGGCGCAACGCGCCGCACACCACCTGGTCCTCGCCGACGTCCACGAACTGGCACTGCCCGTGCCCGCCAGGGGCGCCCTGTCGGCCTGGAAGCCAACACGGGACCTTGTGGGCCAGGTCCTCCAGCAACTGCCCGGCCTGAAGCCGTGAACCGCAGGCCAGGCCAGAGGCTCCTGTTCGAACCGGGCCTGATCCCGCCTCCCGGCTGCCTCCTGGACTGGCGCGACAACCAGCACTTCGACCGCTGGCAGGACCTCCCCTGCACGCTGTGCGAGCAGCCCACGCCGATGCGCTCCCACTACGGAGAGCCCGTGCACAAGGCCTGCGCTGAGGACTGGATCTCCACGCACCCCACCGAGGCCCGTCTCGGCAGGTTCGCCTCCGACGTCCAGACCAAACGCCGGCGCGACGACGACCACGCCTGAACCCCTCCAACCGGAGGCCCCATGAGCACCAATCGCGACGTCGACCACGCCCTCGCCTACCCCGAGCCGCCCGCCTCGTCGCTGTGGCACCGCCACGGCGGCATGCAGACCCGGCCCCTCACCGACGCACAGAAGAAACGCAACCGCGAGCTCCTGCTGCTCGCGCAGCACACCGCTCGACCCCGTACCCCTCGCCGCACCAACACCCTGACGGAGACCACCTGATGGAAACCACACGCTGCGCTCTCGACGGATGGATCGAGGCGATACCCGTCCCCGGCCCGCACGGCACCGTCACCTTCGACCTGGTCGTCCGGCCCCCGGACGCCGACAGTCTCCCTGACGACGCACCCGACACGATCATCTCCTGCACCAGCGACAGCCCCCGGATCACCCACGAACTCCTCAACGCCGTAGACCCCGGAGCTCTGGTACGCGCTTCGGGCACCCTGAGCCAGCCCCAGACCCCCGGCGAGAACGCCCACCTCACCCTCGAGGCCCTGGAGATGCTGGACGGACTCGAACCGAAGCCGAGGGCGGGCCGTTACGGCAACTACTACGCCGTTTTCGGCTTCGATGCCGGCACCGACGCCGTTGCCGTTTTCACCACGGGCGGGCGGTGGGTCGGCCTCGCGGACAACGTGCACGCCCTGCCCGCCCTGATGGACATCGACCAGCGGGTGAACGGTGGTGACGCCTGATGGCGGCCATCAAGCTGGCCCGCACCGTCCTGGAACGGTTCCCCGCCGGAGGCCCCCGCGGGTCGTGGCCGGCCGAGGATTTCGCGGCCGGCCAGCGAGCCCAAGGCAGGAACGCTCAGGTCGTGATGGACCTGGAGAGCGACCAGTTCTGGGTGCTCGCCGACAACGCGGAGGCCGGGACGTGAACGCCACAGACACCAGGGCCCGGCAGACCTCCCAGGCCCGTGCAACCCAGCCGATCCGCCCGCACATCCCGTCGGCGAAACGGCCCGCGAACGCCGAACATCCGGACGCCGGAAGGAGCCGACCCATGGCGACACCCGACCCCGTGCACGCCCCGCTCACCGCTGCGCAAGCCGTGGCGCTGGTCCTGCTGCGTGACGGACGCACCGAACGCAGCATCAGCCAGCGCACCGGCACCTCCGGCGACGACCTCTACCGGCTGGCCGCCGCGCACGGCATCACCGCCCCGCACGCCACCGTGGAGGGCCACCGCTGCCACGAGGCGGCCGGCACCGAGCCGTGCGACGGATGCAGCCTCGCCGCCGCCCGCGATCAGGCCCGCGCACTCGCCCGCCACCGCCGGTCCGTCAGCTCCCTGCCCCACGCATCCCGCCGCCAGACCACCCGACGCAGGAGGACGGCAACCCGATGATCGAGCGCATACCGATCGCCCTCACCGGCTACCAAGACGCCGCCGCCACCCCCGGATCCGACGTCGACACCGCCGCCTGGCGGATCATCTCCTCCCCCGCCGACTGCGAGGCGGCAGACGAAGCCATCATCCCCTGCACCACCAGGCAGCCGGACGTCGCACGCAAGCTGCTCACCGAGTGCCAGCCCAGCGACCTGCTGCGTGTCACCGGCTACCTCACCCTCCCCGGCACCGCTGACGGCGGTATCCGGCTGGACGTCGACTCCGTCGAGATCCTGTGGGAGCCGCCGCTGCAAGAACAGCCCCCCGACCACCCGACCGAAGACCACAGCGACCGAGACCGGGCGATTCAGGCCCTGGCCGAAGCCCTCACCGGCCTCCCCTGCACGACGACTGCGGGGGAGCCGCCGGACGTCCGCATCAACATCGGACCCATCGGCCTGCACGGCCTGGACATCGGCAACTGCCACAGCATCGACGTCACCACAACCCACACCGACCAGCTCACCAGCGCGGTGACCGCCATGCTGGCCACCCTCGGCAGCCTGCCCCCACAAGCCGGCACTGGCTTGAACGCGCTGTCCCCGGCCGACATCGCCGGATTCTTCGACGACCTGGACCTCACCGAGCTCACCGAGCTCACCGGTGACGCTGACGCGAGCCGGCCCGAGCACGGGGTGATCGGCCCCCGCACCTGGGACGACCTGCTCGGCAACTCCCCCGGCGCCGCCACCGACGACAACGACCGGTAGACCACCGCCCTCCCCACAACGGCCCCAACGAGCACCGCGACCCCTCCCCCAAGAGGGAGGAGTCACGGTGCTTTCGCATCGACGAAAGAGAGTTCTTCCATGGTCCGCATCCTCGTTCGCATCGAGTCCCGCCACGCCGACAACAGCCCCTGCACCCACAGCGTCAAGCCGTCCGGCAAGCCCCGCGACCCGAACTCCGGCTGCCCCGGAAGGACCGCGTTCGCCGTCGTGTGCAGCGAACACGGCGACGTCGGCAACCTCCACCACGTGAAGGCCGCCGCTGAGCCCGCGGCCCGCGACCACCGCGACGAGCACCGTACGGCGCTCGCCGTCCGCTGAACCGTCACGCGTGCCCGCGCCCGCCACTGCCGACAGCACGCCCACCGGCGCGTCCTCCAGACGGTCGGCAGGCACGACCGGGTGCCGGGACCAGACGGTCCACGACGGCATGTGCCATCCAGGAGAACCCCCCCATGCACACCCACCCCGACACGCCGCCCGCCCGGTGAGCGGCATGACCGGCCGCGCCTACCTCGAACGCGGCCAGACCGTCACCGTGGTCATCCCGTACTGCGCCCGCCGCACCCCTGACCTCACCGCCGACTGGCTGCACTTCCAGTGGCCCAGGCGGCGACCCGCCGCCGGACCACGCAACGTCGCCATTCGCCGAACCGACGGATCGATCGTCGTCCGGCCGTTCCGCGGCCTCACCCTCCAGACCCCCGCCGATCGGCAAGCCGGCCCACACCCCCCGGCGGCACCGCACCTGACGCGCAGCCGCCCACGCAAGTCCGACTCCCCGCACCACCCCTTCCCATGACACCCGAAAGCCCGGAGCGCCGCACCCGCCGCCACGCGGGCGCGGCGCTCCCTTCACTCACCACGGAGCAGCCACATGCCCATCAGCCCACCGGCTCCGGAGCGTGCCCCGCGGCTACTGACACACCTGCAGCAGTTCACGTCCCTCCAGACCGGGCAACTCGACGCCGCCCGGCGCCTTTTGCGGCAGCACCCCAGCCTGCCGCTGGACAGCTTCGGGATCTCCAGCAGCATCTACCCCGAGCCGGGCCGCCCCCAGCACAACCTGATCCTGCGCCTCGGCGCACACGACACCGCCGGCATCACCGCATGGGCCCGCGCCCTGGGCACCGAGCCCCGCATCGACGGTGCCCGCCACCGGCTCAACACCGTCCTGGACGGCATCGGGATCTGGGCGTCGGCCACAGTCCCCGAGACCGACTACGACATGGACCAGGCGGTGTTCGTACCGACCGCCGACGACGTCACCGAGACCATACGGGGCCTGCTCGTCACCGACTACGGGGACGACGGCTACCTGCTCATCACCGGCCACCCGCCCCTCCGCGACGTCCTGGCCGTCACCAGCGCCTACTACCGCGAGACCTGCGGGGTGCGTCTGCGCGCGTTCGACGGCCGCGCCCTCGCCGACAACATCAGCCGCAGCTGGGGGCAGTTCGTCGCCTACCCCACCCGAGAGGAGTGGCAGCTCCGCAGCGTCCCGGAGGACACACCCGGCGCCCTCCCCGTCACCTGGATGTACGCCCGTGACGGCCACACCCAGGACATCGGCGCCCCCGTCCATTGCCCGACCTGCGGACGCCCCAGCCGCGGCCTCGACTACGACTCCGAGACAGGTGACCGCGTACACCTCTGTCCCGCACCCGTCTGCAGGCACCGGTGGCACGTCGACCACTGCCCCACCTCTCCGGGCCTCGCACCCGACGCAGACCAGCGCGCCGCTCTCACCTTCCACTGACCCGCCCGGGCCGGCCCGAAAAGTCCGGGCCCCCGCCGGTATGAACCGCCGGCGTGGGCACCGGACACCACTCGACAGCAGCACCCCCTCCCCTGACAGGAAGGACCCGCCTCATGCCTCTGCGCGACCCCGGACACGTCCTGCTCACCTCGTTCGGCTACCTCCATCTCCCCCAAGACGCCGACGGCCGACCCGTTCCGCCGCCGGCCGACCGCATCGAAGACGTACGGGACCGGCTCCGCGACCCGGCCGCCGCCCGCGACATCCTCGACCTCGACGGCCTCAACCCCCGCGTCCAGGACGTCGTCTGGAACACTCCCGGCACGCGCGAACTCCTCGGCAACCTCGCCGAATACGCCGGCCTGCCCGCCGGCCCGCGCCGTATCGCCATCGGATGCGCCGGCGGCAAGCACCGAGCCGCCGGCCTCACCGAACTCCTGGCCCGAGAACTCCGCCGCCGCGGCCACCAGGTCGACGTGCAGCATCTCCACGTCCATCTGCCGCGCGTCCTCACACCCCGCACCGCCGAGCAGGAAACCAGCCGATGATCCGCCGCATGCTCCGGCGCCTCGACAACACCCCTGCCACCGGGGCCCCCGCAGCCCGGGCCGTCACCGGCGACCGCACCGCACCCCTCGCCGCCTCGAACCCGCAGCCCTGGACACCGGGCTGCGACCAAGACGTCGCCATACGAGTCGGCCCGTTCATCGAGCGAGCACACCCCATACCCGGCGACGACGTCGGCCCCGACACGATCGCCGTCAAACTGGTCCACCCCGACACCCCGTACGCCACGGCCTACCTCCACGGAGACGCCCTCGGCTACACGGACACGGGCTGGCTGCGCTGCAAGACGGCCACCATCCTCGGAATCTGGAACCCGTCCTACACGGCACTCACCCACGCCGCAGCGAACCTGCCCCTGCCCGACGACGTCGGCATGGACCGCGCCCACTACGCCATCCACATCCAAGCCCGCCGCAGTGACAACACCGAGTACACGCTCCTGCGCCTCGGGCCCTACTTCCAGAACCGCATCACCTCACGCGACGTCGACCGCCTCAACACCGCACTGAAACGCGGGACGGCGCTCGCCATCCCGGACATCACGCTCACCGCCGAAGACGCACAGTTCAACGTCAACGAGTACGCGACCTACACCGACCCGTACCAGGCCGACGTCGTCTCGCTCCTGGCCGACGCCATCGTGGGAGCGAACGCATGACCGCCACCCAGTACGAGATCGAG from Streptomyces sp. NBC_01571 encodes the following:
- a CDS encoding NUDIX domain-containing protein produces the protein MSDNAQNIPAGLRCWSASWPGYTPVDITPPELQPAALARHVPDWAEAAATPADVDDWDVRRARALVDYELDIRGWPLHPQGRTGRTGRNLGKWGENAAADPIVVAGTGEQRRVLLITRDDIHVEAIPGGMVDAGETAPAALVRELREETGVDLADHHPVILGQDVVDDWRTSDHAWVASTSALYWLPAPVTAVAADDALDANWWPVQSLDELDAAITAAGRTLYAAHRPLLQRALDHLPK
- a CDS encoding transcriptional regulator, coding for MTEYIPPAARFAAVYALLRAASDLGDHWIQSDHQATTKGQHDETEGQSSRAGRIACTTHVITYTATQAAALYAGSRALGLRLCPGRVAAALALSAGTHWWADRRIHLKALADVTGNGNFYQLGGPLGGSYALDQAFHHAVETAAAVIAASK
- a CDS encoding ATP-binding protein, encoding MNEPVYPNLPENSLVVVIGPSGAGKSTIARTWPDSQVLSLDALRETVSDDAGDQDATSDAVAALHLLLEARMRRHRFTVIDATNVTRDAREPLVAAAKRHGMLPIALLVATPGTTCVERQGPRSANRTVPEEEVLLQRRLMVESQASLEAEGFTEIIYAESLYRLLPFLQRLSERRQADLGLDGGDGLGDLLLVQRVFGPEILPLWQWKPGSTLAGADRVAEIRLGQMYLTLAYRGDVDGQGDYGFDVAVPCPRDDECTGRAWVPAYSVTCLFRALNGDLDDREDIVCTVHGPNNDDDQDDDPEGRADLQAQFADAVRE
- a CDS encoding GGDEF domain-containing protein; translated protein: MDSVLRAHGRIGPRTLLITTAAVPLTGWTMHALALHHKLAATRKDPLTGLLRRDAYTARGRRILARHRGDTTVVMVDADRFKAINDTLGHAAGDTVLVALAARLTAWAGPRAAVSRLGGDEFAAVLELPANRRAKRLAQLVRMLHIPVILDDGRMIDVAASVGAAAPDMTGVRDLSGLQRAADAALYDGKHAGRAVLATHQHVTVPSINGRRAGRLGTATWGRAA
- a CDS encoding RNase adapter RapZ, encoding MPLRDPGHVLLTSFGYLHLPQDADGRPVPPPADRIEDVRDRLRDPAAARDILDLDGLNPRVQDVVWNTPGTRELLGNLAEYAGLPAGPRRIAIGCAGGKHRAAGLTELLARELRRRGHQVDVQHLHVHLPRVLTPRTAEQETSR